The window CCTGGTAGCCCTGCGCGCCGCTCAGCTCGACCAGTCCCTGACCAGCGGGCAGATCGGCCAGCAGTACCAGTTCGCCAACCGCGAGCGCATCCGCCTGAGGGAAACCCTGGGCAACGACTGGAGCGACAACCTGATCGGCGCCCAATACCTGGAGCTGCCGAAAGGCACCCATACCCGGGTCAACCTGAAGATCCGCGCGGTACGCCTGGACAAGCAAGGCGCCAAGCTCTTGCTCAAGACCAAGGAGTTCGACCGCGATGTGGCCGCACTGGTCCCCGAACTGCCGCCACTCAAGCCCGGCAAGACTCTGGAGCTGAGCTTCGGTTTCGACAACCTGGTGACCCGCAAGGCGTTCTCCTTCCACCTGCTCGGCCAAGGCCGTGGCGCCATCGAGATCGCCGACTTCAGCGTGATTACCGAACCGCTGCTGGGCGACGAGTTGCTGGAGCTGGAGAAGACCGAGAAAAGCGCGCTGGCGCAATAATCCGCCGTACCGCGCAAATAAATGGAGTCCCTTTGTTGCGGTCTTGATCCCCCTATTTCCGCCCCAGCGCCGGCACATACATCGAACGCTTCGGCTCGGCGAACACGCGGCGCAGCATCGGCTCGAAGAATTCCAGCGGCTTGGTCGGGTAGTCCGGGTCGAAGGCTAGCGCGTCGTACCTGGCGCAGAACTCCACGGTGCGCTCGAAGCACGGGTGGTCGCGCAACTGGTCGCGCAGGTTGCGATCCTTGCCCAGCAGATGGAAGAAGTAATAGCTCTGCACGATGCCGTGCTTCTCCACCATCCACAGATTCTCCTCGCTGACGAAGGGTTTGAGGATGGCGGCGGCGATGTCCGGGTGGTTGTAGGAACCCAGGGTGTCGCCGATGTCGTGGAGCAAGGCGCAGACTACGTACTCCTCGTCCTGGCCGTCCTCCCAGGCGCGGGTGGCGGTCTGCAGGGAGTGGCTCAGGCGGTCGACGGCGAAGCCGCCACAGTCGCCTTCGAGCAGCTGCAGGTGGGCGAGGATGCGATCCGGCAGATAGGGGCCGTAGTGGGTGCGGAATTCGCGGCTGATGATTGCCCAGTCCTCGGCGGTACCGTCTTCCATGTGGGTAAATTGAGCGCGTTCGTGCTGCATCACAGAGTCTCTCTCTTGTTGTTATGGGGATGCCTCTCCCCGTGGCCGGGGAGAGAGAACGCCGGTACTCAGGTGTCGTAGCCGGGCATCTGCCGATCGAGCTTGCGCAGCAGCGCCGGCCAGGCCAGCTGGCCGTAGCGGCCGAACATGCCGGTCATGCACATGCTTTCGGTGGTGGCGCGCGCTTCGTCGGAAGCCTTGTTCAGCGGCCGGCCCATGCTCAGCGCCCGCACCTGCGCGGCGCAGGCACGTTCGAGCATGTGCATGCGCACGAAGGCCTCGGCGACGCTGGCGCCGACGGCCAGGGTGCCGTGGTTGCGCAGGATCATCAGGTGCTTGCCACCCAGGTCGCGCTGCAGGCGTTCGCGCTCCGCCAGGTTTAGCGCCGGGCCTTCGTAGTCGTGGTAGGCCACGTCGCCGGTGAGGAACATCGCGGTCTGCGACAGCGGCAGCAGCCCCTCGGCCAATGCCGACACGGCCACCCCGTCAGTGGTGTGCAGGTGGATGACGCAGGCCGCGTCGTGGCGCACCTGATGCACCGCGCTGTGGATGGTGAAGCCGGCCTTGTTGGCGCTGTACGGCGAGTTGCCGATCTGGTTGCCGTCGAGGTCGATCCTGATCAGGTCGGAGGCACGGATCTCGTCGAAGGTCATGCCGAACGGATTGATCAGGAACTCGTCAGTGGTACCCGGCACCCGTGCGGAGATGTGCGTGGCGATCAGGTCGCTCCAGCCGAACAGTTCGACCAGCCGATAGCAGGCGGCAAGGTCGACGCGGGCCTGCCACTCCAGGGCCTCCCGATCGCGGACGGGGCTGGCGATCTTGTGCAGGTCAGTCATTGCTGCAGCTCCCTATCAGTTGCACCTGCACGTCGCGCGTACCCTCGAACGGCGCGCGGCCGTGGCAAGTCAGCACGTTGTCCAGCAGCAGCACCTCGCCGGCCTGCCAGGGCTCGGAAACGGTGGCCTGCGCATAGGCCAGGCGCAGGACCTCGACCAACTCCCGTGGAATCCGCGTGCCATCGCCGTACTGCACGTCGTTCGGCCGCGGCTTGTCCTCGCCATAGTGCTCGATGAAGGCGTTCCAGGCCTGGCTGCCACTCGGCAAGGGGATCAGGGTGGCGATCTGGTTGAACCAGTGGCGACTGCCCAGCACCGGATGGGTGATGAAGCCGGAGTTGCGATAGCTGGTCTGCAGGCTGCCGTCTTCCAGCCACTGCCATTCCAGACCCATTTTCTCGCAGGCGCTCTGCGCCTCGGCCGGGTCGTCGGTGTAGAAGGCCTGCTGCCAGGGCCGGTGCAGGCTGGTCAGGTAGGAGTGCCAGCCATCGGTGGGGAGACGGCCGTCGCGGAAGTTGCGCTTGTACAGCACCCCGCGCTGGCGCACCTGCTCGAACAGCTGTTGCGGCACCAGCGCCTCCAGGCGACGGATATCGCCGATGTTGGTGGCGCCGCCGGAAGATGGCGCGACCCGGCAATAGAAGGCGACCTTCAGCGGCCAGTCGGGCAGGTAGGACATCTCCTGGTGCAGCGGCAGGGTCAGTTCCTTGTCGAAGCGCGTCGCCTCGAACACCTTGCCAGCCACCACCGCACGCGGCGTACCACCGCCGTTGTAGCCCATGTCGGCACTCGGATAGTGCGCCATCATGGTGGAGAAATCCGCGGTTTCGCGGATCGGAAAACCACGGAAGCGCAGCGCGCCATACACCTTGAGCAAGTCTTCGAACGCCTGCTCGTGGGCGACGAACCAGGCGTGGAAGGCGGCGAAGTCTTCCTTCAGCCGCGTCGACGCCGGGGTGACGAACAGCGGGATGCCTTGCGGGTGCAGCTGGACCCGCACCTCAGCGCCCAAGGCGGGATGCACGGCGGGAAGGGCGAAATCGGTTTCCAGCGCGGGTGAAACGGACAGCGGGGATGCCAGGGTATTCATCGAACGGGCCTCGACATTGTTGTTGTTCTCAGCGCGCCTGGAGCGCGACTGGGCCTGCCACAGCCGGCCAATCGATCACATAACGATCAATTGATAATCCAAACTATGTTTTGAGAAGCTAGCCACGCCGGGTAAGCTTGTCAACGCTCCGAAAGCAGGAAGATCCCCGTCGATGAAACCACCCCTGAGCGAGCTCGAAGGCCACCGCGGCTACGTCGCGCCCCGCTATTCACGCGGGCTGCGCACCACCCGCATGCTGTTGGAGTCCGGCCGGCGCCTGCTGCGTCAGCACCCACTGGACCAGGTCACGATCAACCAGCTGTGTGCCCACGCCAAAGTAACCACTGGGGCGTTCTACAGCCGCTTCGACAGCAAGGAGTCCTACTTCAAGGCCCTGCAGACCCTGGTGCTGGCCGAGTTGCGCAGCGCCATCGCAGCCCGCATTGAGCTGCTCGACTCCCGCCCCTGGGGGCTGCGCGAAGCCCTGGAGATGCTCACCCGCAACACCCGCCTGTGGGCCTACCGCCACGAGGGCGTGCTGCGCGCCTCGCTGATCCAGCGCGCGCACGATGGCGACGATCCATTCAAGCAGCTGAATCAGGACTACCTCGAACAGGCCGTCCCGCGCATTGCCCGTCTGCACCCGGCCGGCTCCTCCCCCGCGCTGGAGTTGCGCATCCGTTTCGCCTTCCAGATCATGATGGGCACCCTGGTGTTCGCCCTGGTCAACCACGGCGGCATCTACAACCTGAACGACCGGCGCCTGGAGCAGGAAATGGCTCGTTCGTTCTACCAGTACATCACCCAGGAACTGGAAACCGAACAGCCATAGCGCACGGCTATTCTGCGTCCAGCCCCACCCTCAGCAGCTCGCCATCGCGCTCGTCGGTAAGCAGGTAGAGATAGCCATCCGGCCCCTGGCGCACCTCACGGATGCGCACGTCGAGACCTTCCAGCAGGCGTTCCTCATGCACCACCCGGTCGCCGTCCAGCTGCAGGCGGATCAACTCCTGCTCGACCAGCGCACCGATGAACAGGCTATGCCGCCAGGCGGGAAAGCGATCGCCATCGTAGAAGGCCATGCCGCTGATCGCCGGCGACTTTTCCCAGACGTATAACGGCGGTTCGGTACCGGGCACAGTCTTGCCCTTGGCCTCTGGGATCGGCAGTAGCGAGTAGTTGATGCCGTGGGTCGCCAGCGGCCAGCCATAGTTCTTGCCGGCCTGCGGGATGTTGACTTCGTCGCCGCCGCGCGGCCCGTGCTCGTGGGTCCAGAGCAGGCCGGTCCAGGGATTGAGCGCCGCGCCCTGCTGGTTGCGATGACCGTAGGACCAAATCTCCGGGCGGGCGCCCGGGCGGCCGACGAAGGGGTTATCGTCCGGCACCCGGCCGTTGGGAAAAATCCGCACCACCTTGCCCTGCAGTTTGTCGAGGTCCTGCGCGGTCGGTCGCTGGTTGTTCTCGCCAAGGGCGATGAACAGGTGGCCGCTGCGGTCGAACACCAGGCGCGAACCGAAGTGGATGCCGCTGGAAAGTTTCGGTTGCTGGCGGAAGATCACCTGGAAGCCCTCCAGCCGGCTGGCGTCATCGGCCAGCCGGCCGCGCCCCACCGTGGTGCCCGCCAGGCCCTGGTCGCCACCACCCTCGGCGTAGGTCAGGTAGACCAGCCGATCCGTGGCGAAGCCCGGCGACAGCGCCACATCCAGCAGACCGCCCTGGCCCTTGGCGTAGACCTGCGGCACCCCGGCCAACGGCTTCGACAGCCCGCCGTCGGCACGGACGATGCGCAGGCGCCCCGGCCGCTCGCTGACCAGCATGTCCCCGCCACCGGGCAGAAAAGCCAGCGCCCAAGGGTGCTCCAAACCACTGGCGACCACCTCGCTGGTCACCCGGCCCAGTTCGCTCGGGTGCTCGCTCACCTCGGCCTGGGCCAGGCCGGCGCCCAGCAAAGTCGCCAGACTCAACAAGGTATGTCTCAACATGAGCTGCTCCTTGGTTATCACGCAAGGCCGGTAAGGCAAGAGCCGCCGGCGCCTGGCTGTTAGTCAAGCATGTCTAGAAGTGTCGGGCGGCGTGGACGGCTCGACGATCGCCTTCAATACTTGCCACCTGGTCAGCTGTTCTGAACCTTGCCGCGGCCCTCCGGTCATTTTCCAAGACGGTCTTGAAACCAGGCTCCACAACCCTACACAGGAGGAGCGCCATGAGTACCCGGGCACGCCCTGTATCTGCTTCAGCGCCGCTCGCTCCGCTACTCGCGCGGCTGCAGCAGGTGCGCGCCACCAGCGAGCGTATCTGCGCGCCGCTGGCGGTGGAGGACCAGGTGATCCAGAGCATGGCCGATGTCAGCCCGCCGAAATGGCATCTGGCGCATGTCAGCTGGTTCTTCGAGGCCTTCCTGCTCAAGCCCTATCTGCCGGGTTACCGGACGCCGAACCCGGCCTATGACCACCTGTTCAACTCCTACTACGAGACTCACGGCACACCCTTCCCACGCCCCCAGCGCGGGCTGCTGTCACGACCGACGGTCGCCGAGGTGCTGGCCTATCGGCACCACGTCGACCGGTGCCTGGGCGAATTGCTCGACGCGCCGCCAGCCGCGCATGCCGAGGAGATAAATCGGCGCATCGAACTGGGCCTGCAGCATGAGCAGCAGCATCAGGAACTGCTGCTCATGGACATCAAACACATCCTCGCGCAGAACCCGCTGTGCCCGGCCTATCGCGACGACCTGCCGGTGCCGCCGACCACCTCATCGAACAAGCTGACCTGGCACAGCTACCCGGCCGATCTACGCCAGATCGGTCACGCCGGCGACGCCTTCGCCTTCGATTGCGAGCGCCCGCGCCACCGCGTGTTCGTCGAGGCCTTTCGCCTGGCCAGCCGACCGGTCAGCAACGGCGAATACCTCGCCTTCATCATGGACGGCGGTTATGCCCGGCCGGAACTGTGGCTGGCCGATGGCTGGACGCTGATCAACCAGCTCGGCTGGCAGGCGCCCCTGTATTGGCGGCATGGCGACAGCGGCTGGGAGGAAATCACCCTCGGCGGCCGGCGCCCGCTGGATCACCATGCACCGGTCTGCCACCTCAGCTTCTACGAGGCCGATGCCTATGCCACTTGGGCCGGCATGCGCTTGCCCACGGAGGCCGAGTGGGAAGTGGCGGCGGTCGACGCTCCACGGCAAGGCAATTTTTACGAAAACGACTACCTGCAGCCGGTCGCCGCGACTGCTCAGGCCGGCGCGCTGCAGCAGCTGTTCGGCGATGTCTGGGAATGGACCGCCAGCGCCTACCGCCCCTACCCCGGCTTCCGCCCGCTGGCCGGCAGCCTCGGTGAGTACAACGGCAAGTTCATGAGCGGGCAGATGGTCCTGCGTGGCGGCTGTTGCGTCACGCCCGGCGAACACATCCGCGCCACCTACCGCAACTTCTTCTACCCACACATGCGCTGGCAGTTCGCCGGTCTGCGCCTGGCCACGGAGGCTTGAGCATGGCCAACAGCGTGCACTTTCATGATCAACGCCAGCAGGCCGCCGGCATTAGCCTGCGCGAGGAAGCCCTGGCCGGTTTCGCCGCCAAGCCGAAATGGATCTCGCCGAAACACTTCTACGATCGCCGCGGCTCGGAACTGTTCGAACAGATCTGCCAGCAACCCGAGTACTACCCGACCCGCACCGAGGAAGCGATCCTCGCCCAGGCCGCCGGCGCCATCGCCGAGATCGCCGGCCACCACGCCAGTCTGGTGGAGCTCGGCAGCGGCGCCAGCCGCAAGGTGCGCTTGCTGTTGGAGGCCATGCACCCAGCCAGCTACCTGGGCATCGACATCAGCCAGGACTTCCTGCTCGCCAGCACCACCTGCCTGGCCGGTGACTATCCCTGGCTGGAAGTGCATGCCGCCTGCGCCGATTTCTCCCAGCCGATGCAACTGCCCGACGGCTTCGACGGCGCCCACCCACTGGCGTTCTTTCCCGGCTCCAGCATCGGCAATTTCACCCCCGCGCAGGCCATCACGTTTCTCGGCAACCTGCACAACCTGCTGCCCAGGGGCGGCGGCCTGTTGATCGGCGTCGATCTGGTCAAGGACCGCCAAGTGCTGGAAGCGGCCTATAACGACAAGGCCGGGGTGACGGCGGCGTTCAATCGCAACCTGCTCGAACGCATCCGCCAGGAACTGGACAGCGACATCGACCCCCAGCGTTTCGTCCACCATGCGTTCTTCAACGAACGCGAGTCCCGCATCGAAATGCACCTGATCAGCCCGCAGGCGCAACGGGTGCGAATCGAAAGCGAGGCGTTCGGCTTCGCCGCTGGCGAAAGCCTGCACACCGAGAATTCCTACAAATACACCGCGGAAAGCTTCTGCGACCTGGCCGGTGCGGCCGGCTTCAAGGCCATCGCCCGCTGGAGCGACGCGCGCCAGCTGTTCAGCGTGCACTACCTGGAGCGCGAGTGACTCGACGCCAGCCTCGCCCATTTATCTGAACTTTTCCGCTGCTGCGCCCGTATCTCTGCCGACCTGGACCGGCCCCGGAAGAAGCCGAAGCCGCGGCTGCCCCGGAGCACCGAACAGAATCCGCAGTGGGCCAAAGAGCCTGTCTCGGATCTCGCGAGCTAGAGCGAGACAAGGCAAAAACAGCCGAGGAAGCGGAGTTTACGAATTGTAAATGAGCATTCCGAGGCTGTTTTTAACGCAGTATCGCCGACGCGCAGCAGATCCGAGACAGGCTCAAAGAGATCAACAGCGGATGAAA is drawn from Pseudomonas cavernae and contains these coding sequences:
- a CDS encoding class II aldolase/adducin family protein encodes the protein MTDLHKIASPVRDREALEWQARVDLAACYRLVELFGWSDLIATHISARVPGTTDEFLINPFGMTFDEIRASDLIRIDLDGNQIGNSPYSANKAGFTIHSAVHQVRHDAACVIHLHTTDGVAVSALAEGLLPLSQTAMFLTGDVAYHDYEGPALNLAERERLQRDLGGKHLMILRNHGTLAVGASVAEAFVRMHMLERACAAQVRALSMGRPLNKASDEARATTESMCMTGMFGRYGQLAWPALLRKLDRQMPGYDT
- a CDS encoding PQQ-dependent sugar dehydrogenase, which produces MLRHTLLSLATLLGAGLAQAEVSEHPSELGRVTSEVVASGLEHPWALAFLPGGGDMLVSERPGRLRIVRADGGLSKPLAGVPQVYAKGQGGLLDVALSPGFATDRLVYLTYAEGGGDQGLAGTTVGRGRLADDASRLEGFQVIFRQQPKLSSGIHFGSRLVFDRSGHLFIALGENNQRPTAQDLDKLQGKVVRIFPNGRVPDDNPFVGRPGARPEIWSYGHRNQQGAALNPWTGLLWTHEHGPRGGDEVNIPQAGKNYGWPLATHGINYSLLPIPEAKGKTVPGTEPPLYVWEKSPAISGMAFYDGDRFPAWRHSLFIGALVEQELIRLQLDGDRVVHEERLLEGLDVRIREVRQGPDGYLYLLTDERDGELLRVGLDAE
- the egtD gene encoding L-histidine N(alpha)-methyltransferase codes for the protein MANSVHFHDQRQQAAGISLREEALAGFAAKPKWISPKHFYDRRGSELFEQICQQPEYYPTRTEEAILAQAAGAIAEIAGHHASLVELGSGASRKVRLLLEAMHPASYLGIDISQDFLLASTTCLAGDYPWLEVHAACADFSQPMQLPDGFDGAHPLAFFPGSSIGNFTPAQAITFLGNLHNLLPRGGGLLIGVDLVKDRQVLEAAYNDKAGVTAAFNRNLLERIRQELDSDIDPQRFVHHAFFNERESRIEMHLISPQAQRVRIESEAFGFAAGESLHTENSYKYTAESFCDLAGAAGFKAIARWSDARQLFSVHYLERE
- a CDS encoding TauD/TfdA family dioxygenase gives rise to the protein MNTLASPLSVSPALETDFALPAVHPALGAEVRVQLHPQGIPLFVTPASTRLKEDFAAFHAWFVAHEQAFEDLLKVYGALRFRGFPIRETADFSTMMAHYPSADMGYNGGGTPRAVVAGKVFEATRFDKELTLPLHQEMSYLPDWPLKVAFYCRVAPSSGGATNIGDIRRLEALVPQQLFEQVRQRGVLYKRNFRDGRLPTDGWHSYLTSLHRPWQQAFYTDDPAEAQSACEKMGLEWQWLEDGSLQTSYRNSGFITHPVLGSRHWFNQIATLIPLPSGSQAWNAFIEHYGEDKPRPNDVQYGDGTRIPRELVEVLRLAYAQATVSEPWQAGEVLLLDNVLTCHGRAPFEGTRDVQVQLIGSCSND
- a CDS encoding TetR/AcrR family transcriptional regulator gives rise to the protein MKPPLSELEGHRGYVAPRYSRGLRTTRMLLESGRRLLRQHPLDQVTINQLCAHAKVTTGAFYSRFDSKESYFKALQTLVLAELRSAIAARIELLDSRPWGLREALEMLTRNTRLWAYRHEGVLRASLIQRAHDGDDPFKQLNQDYLEQAVPRIARLHPAGSSPALELRIRFAFQIMMGTLVFALVNHGGIYNLNDRRLEQEMARSFYQYITQELETEQP
- a CDS encoding HD domain-containing protein, giving the protein MQHERAQFTHMEDGTAEDWAIISREFRTHYGPYLPDRILAHLQLLEGDCGGFAVDRLSHSLQTATRAWEDGQDEEYVVCALLHDIGDTLGSYNHPDIAAAILKPFVSEENLWMVEKHGIVQSYYFFHLLGKDRNLRDQLRDHPCFERTVEFCARYDALAFDPDYPTKPLEFFEPMLRRVFAEPKRSMYVPALGRK
- the egtB gene encoding ergothioneine biosynthesis protein EgtB, whose amino-acid sequence is MSTRARPVSASAPLAPLLARLQQVRATSERICAPLAVEDQVIQSMADVSPPKWHLAHVSWFFEAFLLKPYLPGYRTPNPAYDHLFNSYYETHGTPFPRPQRGLLSRPTVAEVLAYRHHVDRCLGELLDAPPAAHAEEINRRIELGLQHEQQHQELLLMDIKHILAQNPLCPAYRDDLPVPPTTSSNKLTWHSYPADLRQIGHAGDAFAFDCERPRHRVFVEAFRLASRPVSNGEYLAFIMDGGYARPELWLADGWTLINQLGWQAPLYWRHGDSGWEEITLGGRRPLDHHAPVCHLSFYEADAYATWAGMRLPTEAEWEVAAVDAPRQGNFYENDYLQPVAATAQAGALQQLFGDVWEWTASAYRPYPGFRPLAGSLGEYNGKFMSGQMVLRGGCCVTPGEHIRATYRNFFYPHMRWQFAGLRLATEA